The following coding sequences are from one Planctomonas sp. JC2975 window:
- a CDS encoding PhzF family phenazine biosynthesis isomerase, with protein sequence MSKLGGQLHDASERAFFICDVFSHRPLGGNSVTVVLSDVPMNEATMGAVTRELRQFETIFLTPTRCITTYDARVFDMNGELAFAGHPVLGAAAVLHELHGTARTHDWVLRLRERVVPVGTAREEGHKTVHARMDQGAPVFGAVASEAQASRAALAFGLNGGDLASGLPVEVVSTGLRYLIVPVTSGVGRAHVVHPTLQQLLDELDAQFAYLLNVAERTGRHWENDGSVEDIATGSAAGAAAAYLLRHGLVRPGERVTLRQGDSLGRPSTMNVELEGTPGEIRNVELAGPVTIVGRGILNLDPNPAIAAAGPSETRPPRTQHALVSGTATSGTCSPSSPAASTSASTRSR encoded by the coding sequence ATGTCGAAGCTGGGCGGTCAGCTGCACGATGCATCCGAGAGGGCCTTCTTCATCTGCGACGTGTTCTCGCACCGCCCCTTAGGGGGAAACAGCGTGACGGTCGTCTTGAGTGACGTACCGATGAACGAGGCGACAATGGGGGCCGTTACTCGCGAGCTGCGTCAGTTCGAGACGATCTTCCTCACCCCGACTCGATGCATCACCACCTATGACGCACGCGTGTTCGACATGAACGGCGAACTCGCCTTCGCTGGGCACCCTGTGCTGGGAGCCGCAGCCGTTCTCCACGAGCTTCACGGCACCGCTCGCACGCACGATTGGGTTCTACGCCTACGGGAACGCGTCGTTCCGGTCGGCACGGCCAGGGAGGAAGGCCATAAGACTGTGCACGCGCGAATGGATCAGGGGGCTCCCGTCTTCGGGGCGGTCGCAAGCGAGGCGCAGGCCTCCCGCGCCGCCCTCGCTTTCGGTCTGAACGGAGGCGACCTGGCCAGCGGACTCCCCGTGGAGGTCGTGTCGACGGGATTGCGCTACCTGATCGTTCCCGTGACGTCCGGAGTCGGCCGCGCCCACGTCGTGCATCCGACGCTGCAGCAATTGCTCGACGAACTCGACGCGCAGTTCGCCTATCTGCTGAACGTCGCCGAACGCACGGGCCGCCACTGGGAGAACGACGGTTCCGTCGAAGACATCGCAACCGGCAGCGCCGCCGGTGCAGCGGCGGCCTATCTGCTTCGCCATGGCCTCGTCCGGCCAGGCGAAAGGGTCACGCTGCGCCAAGGCGACTCGCTCGGCAGGCCGAGCACGATGAACGTCGAACTCGAGGGCACGCCGGGGGAGATCCGAAACGTCGAACTCGCGGGTCCTGTCACGATCGTCGGGCGCGGCATCCTCAACCTCGACCCGAACCCTGCCATCGCTGCGGCTGGGCCATCGGAGACGCGCCCGCCACGGACTCAGCATGCCCTCGTCTCCGGGACGGCGACATCGGGGACCTGTTCGCCGAGTTCCCCCGCCGCGTCCACATCCGCCTCGACCCGTTCCAGGTGA
- a CDS encoding MFS transporter: protein MTVDRCRTPARPRRIFTYFWSASLVSSLGDGAVLAALPLLAASLTVDPRLIAAVVFTGRLPWLTVALFGGVIVDRADRRRLMLFTQVGQMLVVAVIAAVAGLHVTQIWMLYVLAFVMGCADVLFMSASQAFVPTIVEEDDLDAANGRLVAAESASRDFLGPPIGSALFAVSSAVPFLVDAISFGGSVLLLLRIKPSPTSEHRASSAAASRSSVWTDIREGLRWLMRSRLPRLLTLISAAGNFCEAMALSLLVLFARDVLNIGPAGYGVLLAAMAAGAVIGGLFSARVVKRFGARRIAIAVEVISPLAWLAIAAIGHSPIVMVGLFAVFSMALSMRNVVSSSTRQRLIPNEMLGRVTAASRMLAYGATPLGALAGGFVAAQYGLVAPWMVGGVLSLLVAVVSVPLLWRWDSPPRGRRTRQDPPIENGIAER from the coding sequence ATGACGGTCGATCGTTGCCGGACGCCGGCGCGCCCCCGTCGTATCTTCACGTACTTCTGGTCAGCGAGCCTCGTCTCTTCGCTGGGCGATGGCGCCGTGCTGGCGGCGCTTCCGCTCCTGGCTGCAAGTCTGACGGTCGACCCGCGACTGATCGCCGCGGTCGTGTTCACCGGGCGACTGCCCTGGCTGACCGTCGCCCTGTTCGGAGGGGTGATCGTCGACCGCGCGGATCGACGCCGGCTCATGCTGTTCACGCAGGTCGGGCAGATGCTGGTGGTCGCCGTGATCGCCGCGGTGGCCGGTCTTCACGTGACGCAGATCTGGATGCTCTACGTGCTGGCGTTCGTGATGGGATGCGCGGACGTGCTCTTCATGAGCGCCAGCCAGGCGTTCGTCCCGACGATCGTCGAGGAAGATGATCTGGACGCGGCCAACGGGAGGCTGGTGGCCGCCGAGTCCGCCTCGAGGGACTTCCTCGGGCCGCCGATAGGGTCGGCCCTCTTCGCCGTTTCTTCAGCGGTGCCATTCCTTGTGGATGCGATCAGCTTCGGCGGATCGGTCCTGCTTCTGTTGCGCATCAAACCCTCGCCGACATCAGAGCACCGGGCTTCGTCTGCCGCCGCGTCCCGATCATCCGTCTGGACGGACATCAGAGAGGGTCTGCGATGGCTGATGCGGTCCAGGCTGCCTCGGCTGCTGACACTGATCTCTGCTGCCGGGAACTTCTGTGAAGCGATGGCCCTGTCCCTGCTGGTCCTGTTCGCTCGCGATGTTCTGAACATCGGTCCCGCTGGTTACGGCGTCCTCCTGGCAGCGATGGCCGCGGGCGCGGTCATCGGTGGCCTGTTCAGCGCTCGGGTCGTCAAACGGTTCGGAGCGCGACGGATCGCGATCGCGGTCGAGGTGATCAGCCCGCTCGCGTGGCTGGCGATCGCCGCCATCGGGCATAGTCCGATCGTCATGGTGGGTCTCTTCGCCGTGTTCTCGATGGCGTTGTCGATGCGGAATGTGGTCTCCAGCTCCACGAGGCAGCGGCTGATCCCGAACGAAATGCTCGGGCGGGTGACGGCCGCCAGCCGGATGCTGGCCTACGGCGCCACGCCGCTGGGCGCGCTCGCCGGAGGCTTCGTTGCAGCTCAGTACGGACTGGTCGCCCCGTGGATGGTCGGTGGTGTGCTCTCGCTGCTGGTCGCTGTGGTGTCCGTGCCGTTGCTGTGGCGGTGGGATTCCCCTCCTCGTGGTCGCCGAACTCGGCAGGATCCCCCGATCGAGAACGGGATCGCCGAGCGCTGA
- a CDS encoding PadR family transcriptional regulator, whose translation MGKQMTEMLKGTLEGIVLAILAERPAYGYEITARLRDEGFSDIVEGTVYALLIRVEQRGLVDVEKVPSEKGPPRKVYSLNASGGEYLTEFWHSWSFLAEHIEQLHRSINNTQKDN comes from the coding sequence ATGGGTAAGCAGATGACCGAGATGCTCAAGGGCACTCTGGAGGGCATCGTTCTGGCGATCCTGGCCGAGCGGCCCGCATACGGGTACGAGATCACGGCCCGGCTTCGCGATGAGGGGTTCTCCGACATCGTCGAAGGCACCGTGTACGCGCTTCTGATCCGGGTCGAGCAACGCGGCCTGGTGGACGTGGAGAAGGTCCCGTCCGAGAAGGGGCCGCCACGGAAGGTGTATTCGCTGAACGCTTCGGGCGGCGAGTACCTGACGGAGTTCTGGCACAGCTGGAGCTTCCTTGCGGAACACATCGAACAGCTTCACCGCAGCATCAACAACACGCAGAAGGACAACTGA
- a CDS encoding SHOCT domain-containing protein: MFNDNGSFLLALLEFFLFIAWFMCLFWVFGDIFRSSDLGGVAKTLWVLFVIIVPWLGILVYLIARGGGMQKRQLEQAQAMQTAQADYIKSVASSSGTSAAEQIASAKSLLDSGAITQAEFDALKAKALA, encoded by the coding sequence ATGTTCAACGACAATGGGTCGTTCTTGCTCGCACTCCTCGAATTCTTCCTGTTCATCGCTTGGTTCATGTGCCTGTTCTGGGTGTTCGGCGACATCTTCCGCAGCAGCGATCTCGGTGGAGTCGCCAAGACGCTGTGGGTGCTGTTCGTGATCATCGTTCCGTGGCTCGGCATCCTCGTCTACCTGATCGCTCGCGGCGGCGGAATGCAGAAGCGCCAACTGGAACAGGCGCAGGCGATGCAAACGGCGCAGGCGGACTACATCAAGTCCGTCGCCTCATCCTCTGGAACGTCGGCCGCCGAGCAGATCGCCTCCGCGAAGTCGTTGCTGGACTCTGGCGCCATCACACAGGCCGAGTTCGATGCCCTGAAGGCGAAGGCGCTCGCCTGA
- a CDS encoding DEAD/DEAH box helicase encodes MTAEDSGKVAGDSAPEPTGFSDLGLSDAVLKALKEVGYETPSAIQAATIPLLLEGRDVVGLAQTGTGKTAAFALPIVSRLDVSQKIPQALVLSPTRELALQVSEAFEAYAAHVRGAHVLPIYGGQGYGVQLSALRRGVHVVVGTPGRIMDHLDKGTLDLSELKYLVLDEADEMLKMGFAEDVETILAETPAEKQVALFSATMPAQIRRISQTYLRDPQEVTVKSKTTTSANTTQRYLVVSYPQKVDALTRILEVENFEGMIVFVRTKNETETLAEKLRARGYTAAAINGDVPQAQRERTVEQLKSAKLDILVATDVAARGLDVDRISHVVNYDLPIDTESYVHRIGRTGRAGRSGSAISFVTPRERRMLTTIEKATRQSIAQMQLPTVEDINSTRLSRFDDAITSALEQESRISAFRDIIAHYVEHHDVPETDVAAALAVVAQGDEPLLLSADDALTRQLGREGRPERDSRAERGDRGPSGRADRRERASRGALAPYRIEVGRRQRVEPRQIVGALANEGGLSRDDFGAIKIFPDFSIVELPDALPGEVLSRLEDTRISGKLIELKADRGGQKGSRKPRQGSAQGHDTRYRRR; translated from the coding sequence ATGACGGCTGAGGATTCGGGGAAAGTGGCGGGCGATAGCGCCCCCGAGCCGACGGGGTTCTCCGACCTCGGGCTGAGTGACGCTGTGCTCAAAGCGCTCAAGGAAGTCGGCTACGAGACGCCTTCGGCGATCCAAGCGGCGACGATCCCGCTGCTGCTGGAGGGACGCGACGTCGTGGGTCTCGCGCAGACGGGCACAGGGAAGACCGCTGCGTTCGCGCTGCCGATCGTCTCGCGGCTCGATGTCTCGCAGAAGATCCCGCAGGCACTCGTCCTGTCTCCAACGCGCGAGCTGGCCCTGCAGGTCTCGGAGGCGTTCGAAGCGTATGCCGCGCACGTGCGCGGCGCGCACGTGTTGCCCATTTACGGCGGTCAGGGCTACGGGGTGCAGCTGTCGGCGCTGCGGCGCGGCGTTCACGTCGTCGTCGGTACCCCCGGTCGCATCATGGATCACCTCGACAAGGGCACCCTCGACCTCTCCGAGCTCAAGTACCTCGTCCTCGACGAGGCGGACGAAATGCTGAAGATGGGCTTCGCGGAGGACGTCGAGACGATCCTCGCCGAGACGCCGGCGGAGAAGCAGGTCGCACTGTTCTCCGCGACTATGCCGGCGCAGATCCGCCGCATCTCGCAGACCTATCTGCGTGACCCGCAGGAAGTGACGGTCAAGAGCAAGACCACCACCTCGGCGAACACCACGCAGCGCTATCTGGTCGTCTCGTACCCGCAGAAGGTCGACGCACTCACCCGCATCCTCGAGGTGGAGAACTTCGAGGGAATGATCGTGTTCGTCCGCACCAAGAATGAGACCGAGACGCTCGCCGAGAAGCTGCGTGCCCGCGGCTACACGGCCGCGGCGATCAACGGCGACGTGCCGCAGGCGCAGCGCGAGCGCACGGTGGAGCAGCTCAAGTCCGCCAAGCTCGACATCCTGGTGGCGACGGATGTCGCAGCCCGCGGCCTCGACGTCGACCGCATCAGCCATGTCGTCAACTACGACCTGCCGATCGACACCGAGTCGTACGTGCACCGCATCGGACGCACGGGGCGCGCCGGTCGCAGTGGCTCGGCCATCAGTTTCGTCACGCCGCGCGAACGGCGCATGCTGACCACGATCGAGAAGGCGACCCGCCAATCCATCGCGCAGATGCAGCTTCCGACCGTCGAGGACATCAACTCGACGCGCCTCAGCCGTTTCGACGACGCGATCACCTCAGCGCTCGAGCAGGAGTCTCGCATCTCGGCATTCCGCGACATCATCGCGCACTACGTCGAGCACCACGATGTTCCGGAGACGGATGTCGCCGCAGCTCTCGCCGTCGTCGCGCAGGGCGACGAGCCGCTGCTCCTCTCCGCGGACGACGCGCTCACCCGGCAGCTCGGACGTGAAGGGCGGCCGGAGCGAGACTCTCGGGCCGAGCGCGGCGATCGCGGTCCGAGCGGCCGTGCGGATCGCCGGGAACGCGCATCCCGAGGGGCACTGGCGCCCTACCGCATCGAGGTGGGAAGGCGTCAGCGTGTCGAGCCCCGTCAGATCGTCGGAGCACTCGCCAACGAGGGCGGTCTCAGTCGCGACGACTTCGGCGCGATCAAGATCTTTCCGGACTTCTCGATCGTCGAGCTTCCGGATGCGCTGCCCGGCGAGGTCCTGAGCAGGCTCGAGGACACGCGCATCAGCGGCAAGCTCATCGAGCTCAAGGCCGATCGTGGTGGGCAGAAGGGCTCGAGGAAGCCTCGGCAGGGGAGCGCTCAGGGGCACGACACCCGATACCGACGACGCTGA
- a CDS encoding DUF1048 domain-containing protein, with protein MAAKWIETVTGSLEQKKQYRQDKARIEALPEPYGTAAKAMHRYFMYYAGTVGGDTLVTMFGDLADLWERAATDGTPVREIVGDDPVEFAETFAQAYTGRQWLDKERARLTASFRAAEQGAQK; from the coding sequence ATGGCAGCAAAGTGGATCGAGACCGTTACCGGATCGCTCGAGCAGAAGAAGCAGTACCGACAGGACAAGGCCCGCATCGAGGCACTCCCGGAACCGTATGGGACGGCGGCGAAGGCGATGCACCGGTACTTCATGTACTACGCCGGCACGGTCGGGGGCGACACGCTGGTGACGATGTTCGGTGACCTGGCCGACCTGTGGGAGCGTGCCGCGACCGATGGCACCCCGGTGCGGGAGATCGTCGGGGATGACCCCGTCGAGTTCGCCGAGACGTTCGCCCAGGCATACACCGGCCGGCAGTGGCTGGACAAGGAACGCGCCCGACTGACCGCTTCCTTCCGCGCCGCGGAGCAGGGAGCACAGAAATGA
- a CDS encoding VOC family protein, translated as MAARLEAVAFDVADPSAVGAFWAGILGREVVDERDGVLVPGDEFQVGFRFTASHGEQIGRPWLHLHLASTDPDDQARIVEAALSRGAHYLDVGQEPDAPHVVLSDPGGNELCVLEPGNNWMSGTGFVGEVTCDGTRDVGFFWRDALGWLLVWDEGDQTAIQSPVGGTKISWDSWHRPGTESRNARNRQRFELVAADPSREAERLVQLGASRRAELSDGVMLADPDGNAFRLRSVP; from the coding sequence ATGGCAGCGCGGCTGGAAGCAGTGGCCTTCGACGTGGCGGATCCTTCCGCGGTGGGCGCCTTCTGGGCGGGAATACTGGGGCGTGAGGTCGTGGATGAACGTGACGGCGTGCTCGTACCCGGCGACGAGTTCCAGGTCGGGTTCCGATTCACGGCGTCCCACGGCGAACAGATCGGCCGGCCCTGGCTGCATCTGCACCTGGCCAGTACCGATCCCGATGACCAGGCTCGGATCGTCGAGGCGGCGCTGAGTCGGGGCGCGCACTATCTGGACGTCGGCCAGGAGCCGGATGCCCCGCACGTGGTTCTCTCCGACCCAGGCGGTAACGAACTCTGCGTTCTCGAGCCGGGCAACAACTGGATGAGCGGAACGGGCTTTGTCGGGGAGGTCACCTGTGACGGCACCCGCGACGTCGGCTTCTTCTGGCGAGACGCGCTCGGTTGGCTCTTGGTGTGGGATGAAGGAGACCAAACGGCAATCCAGTCCCCGGTAGGCGGAACGAAGATCTCGTGGGACTCCTGGCACAGGCCGGGAACCGAATCCAGGAATGCACGCAATCGTCAGCGCTTCGAGCTGGTCGCAGCGGATCCGTCGCGTGAGGCCGAACGCCTGGTGCAGCTCGGCGCATCCCGCCGGGCCGAGCTGTCCGACGGCGTCATGCTCGCCGATCCCGACGGCAATGCGTTCCGACTGCGAAGCGTTCCGTGA
- the merB gene encoding organomercurial lyase, with amino-acid sequence MIDIESLRVRLYRQLADEGRVAAPSEIATELGVTATDVTAALDVLHRDRHLVLDSHGEIELAHPFGTRDFGFSVKSSTVLWWGGCAWDAFAIPHLVPDSSPALIATTCPSCGSALAWNVDRDRPPFGAGVAHFLVPMAHVWDDVIHACENQRIFCSEACIDAWLERTQQPRGAVFGLDRLWRLASDWYTGRLDHGYRRREPLEAAAYFRDAGLTGAFWGN; translated from the coding sequence GTGATCGACATCGAATCTCTCCGTGTGCGCCTCTATCGGCAGCTCGCCGACGAGGGCCGTGTCGCCGCCCCTTCCGAGATCGCGACCGAGCTCGGCGTCACCGCAACCGATGTGACAGCCGCATTGGACGTACTCCACCGTGATCGTCATCTCGTACTCGACTCGCACGGTGAGATCGAACTCGCTCACCCCTTCGGCACGCGGGACTTCGGGTTCTCCGTGAAAAGCTCGACCGTGCTGTGGTGGGGCGGATGCGCGTGGGACGCATTCGCGATCCCGCACCTCGTCCCCGACTCCTCCCCAGCCCTGATCGCCACCACGTGCCCCTCCTGCGGCTCCGCGCTCGCGTGGAACGTCGACCGGGACCGGCCGCCATTCGGCGCCGGCGTGGCTCACTTCCTCGTGCCCATGGCGCACGTCTGGGACGATGTGATCCACGCTTGCGAGAACCAGCGAATCTTCTGCAGCGAAGCCTGCATCGACGCCTGGCTTGAGCGAACACAGCAGCCGCGCGGCGCGGTCTTCGGCCTCGACAGGTTGTGGCGTCTCGCCTCCGATTGGTACACCGGTCGACTGGACCACGGCTATCGCAGACGGGAGCCGCTCGAAGCGGCCGCGTATTTCCGTGATGCCGGGCTCACCGGCGCATTCTGGGGCAACTAG
- a CDS encoding class I SAM-dependent methyltransferase — protein MDSELARVLDDLHDYGVRHDAAEADRLDRLRNVEPDTARLLAVLVRATHSTRILELGTSNGYSTLWLADAARATGGVVTSVELDAARSSEAAVNIQRAGLAEWVDLLVDDAGIVLMESKDASQDFIFLDAERRHYVGYWANLRRVLEPGGLLVVDNVLSHADQVEDFRLLVAADPGFSEALAPTGAGALLIVREPVPASGEEVVRS, from the coding sequence TTGGACAGCGAACTGGCCAGGGTGCTCGACGATCTCCACGACTACGGTGTTCGCCACGATGCCGCCGAAGCGGATCGGCTCGATCGCCTGCGCAACGTCGAGCCGGACACGGCAAGACTCCTGGCCGTTCTCGTGCGCGCCACGCACTCCACGAGGATCCTCGAACTCGGGACCTCGAATGGATACTCGACGCTGTGGCTTGCCGACGCCGCCCGGGCCACGGGTGGAGTCGTCACCAGCGTCGAACTCGACGCGGCACGCAGTAGCGAGGCTGCCGTGAACATCCAACGTGCCGGCCTCGCCGAGTGGGTCGATCTGCTCGTCGATGACGCAGGGATCGTGCTCATGGAGTCGAAGGACGCATCACAGGACTTCATCTTCCTCGACGCGGAACGGCGGCATTACGTCGGATACTGGGCGAACCTGCGCCGCGTTCTCGAGCCCGGCGGCCTCCTCGTCGTGGACAATGTTCTCTCCCACGCCGATCAGGTCGAAGACTTCCGGTTGCTGGTAGCGGCCGACCCCGGCTTCAGCGAAGCACTCGCCCCGACCGGAGCCGGAGCACTCTTGATCGTCCGCGAACCCGTGCCCGCATCGGGAGAAGAGGTAGTCCGATCGTGA
- a CDS encoding PLP-dependent aminotransferase family protein: protein MTRVLGQWRGRGPTLVAALQEAVSAAVLDGQLARGTPLPSERSLAAALGVSRVTVTAAYDALRAAGWIRTTPGAGSEVQLPDWLDARVDASAPRVDGAIDLTLAAPGAPLPVYLAALARATERLLRHARSPRAEALPGLAEAIADRYTRGGLATRPEQVLVTTGSGASLALLARRFLRPGVAALVESPTYPGALDLLRSSGARVVGWPVSRGWDPEQFQQLLRRHRPAVVYLILDFHNPTGALATAAQRRELAQHARAAGARLVLDQTMADLDLRGPDAAAMPNARDGAGTFRIGSMAKTVWAGLRVGWLRGPATDIRTLNALPETYYFTPPTLEQLTALELFDGLDDLIVARRQQLREQRATLLSVLESLPQLRLTQEPLGGLSAWLELSGQMSSATFARHAPQLGLRLLPGGRFSADGTLDRYLRLPFSLPQDTLVEAGRRLGDLLQVAER, encoded by the coding sequence TTGACGCGTGTCCTCGGACAGTGGCGCGGACGCGGTCCGACATTGGTGGCAGCGCTGCAAGAGGCTGTCTCGGCGGCCGTCTTGGATGGCCAGCTGGCACGAGGGACGCCACTGCCCTCCGAACGGAGCCTGGCGGCCGCACTCGGTGTCAGTCGCGTCACTGTGACGGCGGCGTACGACGCGCTACGTGCGGCTGGATGGATTCGCACGACGCCCGGCGCCGGCAGCGAGGTGCAACTGCCGGACTGGCTGGACGCACGCGTCGATGCCTCGGCACCGCGCGTCGACGGTGCGATCGACCTGACTCTCGCGGCGCCTGGCGCGCCGCTGCCCGTGTACTTGGCTGCCCTCGCACGAGCTACGGAGCGGTTGCTTCGCCATGCGCGCTCCCCTCGGGCAGAGGCACTGCCGGGATTGGCCGAGGCGATCGCAGATCGTTACACCCGCGGCGGTCTCGCCACCCGGCCGGAGCAAGTCCTGGTGACAACGGGTTCCGGTGCGTCTCTCGCTCTTCTCGCGCGGCGCTTCCTTCGGCCGGGGGTCGCTGCGCTGGTCGAGTCTCCGACCTATCCGGGCGCTCTCGACCTGCTGCGTTCCTCCGGTGCGCGCGTCGTCGGCTGGCCGGTCTCTCGCGGTTGGGATCCCGAGCAGTTCCAGCAGTTGCTGCGTCGACACCGTCCCGCCGTGGTCTATCTGATCCTCGACTTCCACAACCCGACCGGCGCGTTGGCGACCGCTGCCCAACGTCGCGAACTCGCCCAGCACGCCAGGGCGGCAGGCGCTCGACTCGTGCTGGACCAGACAATGGCCGATCTGGATCTGCGCGGTCCGGATGCCGCCGCCATGCCGAATGCCCGCGATGGTGCCGGAACCTTCCGGATCGGCTCCATGGCCAAGACCGTCTGGGCCGGGCTTCGCGTCGGATGGCTGCGCGGGCCCGCGACGGATATCCGAACGCTGAACGCCCTGCCCGAGACGTACTACTTCACCCCGCCCACCCTCGAGCAGTTGACCGCGCTGGAATTGTTCGACGGCTTGGACGATCTGATCGTCGCTCGTCGGCAGCAGCTACGCGAGCAACGAGCGACGCTGCTGTCTGTACTGGAGTCCTTGCCGCAGTTGCGTCTCACCCAGGAGCCGCTCGGTGGCCTCAGCGCCTGGCTCGAGTTATCCGGGCAGATGTCCTCTGCGACTTTCGCCAGACACGCACCGCAACTGGGTTTGAGGCTGCTGCCAGGGGGCCGCTTCTCGGCCGACGGCACGCTCGACCGCTATCTGCGCCTGCCCTTCAGCCTGCCGCAGGACACGCTCGTCGAAGCCGGGCGGAGGCTCGGTGACCTTCTCCAGGTCGCCGAACGCTGA
- a CDS encoding beta-galactosidase, whose translation MRAKGITGAEIDLPWGGIEPSNGTYDFSELDTELANAAKAHITLVPIFWQSGWSGSPASWETDREVTSDGATGVAPAWWGGGQAAYLSYVEKTVRHITHEPGYGGSILDYGFLDAQWDNQGTGGWAATDVDEFHAHYLPDHFHGIAAFNAKYGTTYASFSEVPAAKPGEPLADVYQAFRSWSVEDTYGRMTAAVRKVTDGPLYYYFGGHLANAPSYANNPDTFFSLASRYDVTVIVDAAQSPGLALTFGSLARAYGVKLAQEWTAPDGAAALNAQAAQWVANYGLGLPEGGGEDFFIHDGTDKDVYGYPIYTSWLSTLKSLDGSYPSQPVALYIDVSQGYDNSAGGSLVNVENLITTAWDRDQSGFDIVTSQEIANGRADLSHYRAVLPLNGQDARIAAYASHGGVVLNDDSQLTDYAPAYAQLTSAGALQVVPTVAADGRSAQIVVAEVSSVYPYDGSVVLRTDGLNLKKGAYHVVDGTTGRPLAQSVTNDGGLCVPTKLDSAGLAYWRVVAGPIPRGTPAPLTCPVTSGSAESTVSVTAGAPGEGMQFLGLGQTGHGADGNLTETTQGGTAAVETWTSSQSGAPTSNVYLQVDPSSAVAAAADIDLTVTYWGSAGQGFTAQYDAPGDPYHAAPSVSSAGSGTWETQTVRLSGSQLSEAQNLSADLRLVAKDATQPLIVASVSMSVAKE comes from the coding sequence TTGCGAGCGAAGGGCATCACCGGCGCAGAGATCGATCTGCCATGGGGCGGAATCGAGCCCTCGAACGGCACATACGACTTCTCCGAACTCGACACCGAACTCGCGAACGCGGCGAAGGCCCACATCACGCTCGTCCCGATCTTCTGGCAGTCGGGCTGGAGCGGCAGCCCTGCGTCATGGGAGACCGACCGCGAGGTCACGAGTGATGGTGCGACCGGCGTCGCCCCTGCATGGTGGGGTGGCGGACAAGCCGCTTACCTGAGCTACGTCGAGAAGACCGTGCGCCACATCACCCACGAGCCGGGCTACGGCGGCTCCATTCTCGACTATGGGTTCCTCGACGCCCAATGGGACAACCAGGGCACGGGCGGATGGGCTGCGACAGACGTCGACGAGTTCCACGCGCACTACCTACCGGACCACTTCCATGGGATCGCAGCCTTCAACGCGAAGTACGGCACGACGTACGCGTCATTCTCGGAGGTTCCGGCGGCGAAGCCGGGCGAACCACTCGCCGACGTCTACCAGGCGTTCCGGTCGTGGAGTGTCGAGGACACGTACGGGCGCATGACGGCCGCGGTGCGAAAAGTCACCGACGGCCCGCTGTACTACTACTTCGGCGGCCACCTCGCGAATGCCCCGAGCTACGCGAACAATCCGGACACGTTCTTCTCCCTGGCCAGCCGGTATGACGTCACCGTGATCGTGGATGCTGCGCAGTCACCAGGCCTCGCCCTGACATTCGGCTCGCTCGCTCGGGCCTACGGCGTGAAGCTGGCTCAAGAATGGACGGCACCGGATGGGGCGGCCGCACTGAACGCCCAGGCTGCGCAATGGGTCGCGAACTATGGTCTCGGCCTGCCTGAAGGCGGTGGCGAGGACTTCTTCATCCACGACGGAACGGATAAGGACGTCTACGGGTATCCGATCTACACCTCGTGGTTGTCCACGCTGAAGTCGCTCGACGGATCGTATCCCTCGCAGCCGGTCGCGCTGTACATCGATGTGTCCCAGGGCTATGACAACAGCGCGGGTGGTTCGCTGGTCAACGTCGAGAACCTCATCACGACAGCGTGGGATCGCGATCAATCGGGATTCGACATCGTCACCAGCCAGGAGATCGCCAACGGTCGCGCCGACCTGTCCCACTACCGGGCGGTGCTGCCGTTGAACGGGCAGGACGCCCGCATCGCCGCATACGCCTCGCACGGCGGCGTGGTGCTGAACGACGACTCGCAGCTCACCGACTATGCGCCCGCCTATGCGCAACTGACGAGCGCCGGCGCACTGCAGGTGGTGCCCACCGTGGCAGCGGACGGCAGGAGCGCGCAGATCGTTGTCGCCGAGGTGAGCAGTGTGTATCCGTATGACGGATCCGTCGTGCTGCGCACCGATGGCCTCAACCTCAAGAAGGGTGCATATCACGTCGTCGACGGCACGACGGGTCGGCCGCTCGCCCAGTCCGTGACGAATGACGGCGGTCTTTGCGTGCCGACGAAGTTGGATTCGGCAGGACTGGCCTACTGGCGGGTCGTCGCAGGACCGATCCCGCGGGGCACTCCCGCTCCGCTGACCTGCCCGGTCACATCCGGTTCGGCCGAGTCGACCGTCTCGGTGACAGCGGGAGCACCGGGCGAGGGCATGCAGTTCCTCGGGCTCGGTCAGACGGGACACGGCGCCGACGGCAACCTGACCGAAACGACTCAGGGCGGCACCGCCGCGGTTGAGACCTGGACGAGCAGCCAGAGTGGGGCGCCGACATCGAACGTGTACCTGCAGGTCGACCCGTCCAGTGCTGTGGCGGCCGCGGCTGACATCGATCTGACTGTGACCTACTGGGGCAGTGCCGGGCAGGGCTTCACGGCGCAGTACGACGCGCCGGGGGATCCCTACCACGCCGCTCCGTCCGTGAGCAGCGCGGGGTCAGGCACGTGGGAGACGCAGACCGTGCGACTCAGCGGAAGCCAGCTCAGTGAGGCGCAGAACCTCTCCGCCGACTTGCGGTTGGTCGCAAAGGATGCCACTCAGCCGCTGATCGTCGCGAGCGTGAGCATGAGCGTCGCAAAGGAGTGA